TTGCTGTATTTTTCATTTAAACAATACGGCCGTTATTCCTCGTCAAAAGGCCAGTAAAGAGTGGGAGTCCAAAGACTGTTGTTTCCCCCTTGGTCATAACTGCTTACGGCGTAACCAAGGCGGCTCTGCGCATAATCGGCGATTTTTACCTCGCGATCATGGTATACACAGGTGTCGTTGCCGACTTGGGCAAGAAGAACAAACCGGCCGTCCCGGTTGGTCCGGTAAACATTATAACCGGCCAGATCGGCGTCGAGAACCGGATCCCAGCCGAGCAGAGGCTGACCGTTTGCCATGCGTACTTCGAAGTTTTCCGGCGTCGCGGGCGGGAGATCAACCAATCCGGCCACGACTAAACTGGCATCGGCGGTTAGAGCATAGCTTTCTATTTGTCCCGTTATAATGTCAAACAGTATATAATCGCTTTCATAAAAAGAATTAGATTTGTTCGGGATGTAGATTTGGGCGTTATAGGTTCCCGGCGGCAACAGGATTGGCTCCCGGTTTTTCAGCACTTTTCCTTCTAAAATCAAATCAAAGATGGTGGCGCGGTCGGTTGCCGGATCTTCATAAACGTACAGCCGTCCACGGGAGGCGTCATACCCGGCCGCCAAGAGCGGAGCGACATCCATCGTTATGGATAATTCTCCCGGGGCCAGCCGGATGATGATCAAAAGTTCCGCGTTTTCCCCCGGCTGAATCGTCTTGGTTGTCACCCCGTAGAGGGACCATTGGTCATCCGCGTCATAGCATTTCACTTCAATCTGCCAGGAGCCCGGGTAGATGGAACCAATGGTAATCACATCACCTTCGACATACGGATCGACCGTCTTTGTAATGACCGTTTTTTTACTGCTGATGATGACTGTAACTTTTTTGATCGGTTGATAATGGGCCATTACGGAAAATTGTTTTTGGTCGGGGGAGGTCTCCGCCCGTTGCAGCCGGAGGGAGAGAGTGCCCAGATCCTGGCCGGGCAGATAAGGTTTGGACAGACAGCCGCTGTGGCAGAAAAGGCCCAGAGTGAGCAGGACCATAACCCCCACACGCCTCAAACAAGACATGATATGTAATCACCACCAATAAAAGTAATAACTTAACATAAATATTATACAGAAATTGGAAAAATCCTTTTTTCCTGTTGTGGCGGAGGGGGTCAGTGACGTAAAAAAAAGACCGCGGTTAGCGGTCTCCGTCTGCTCATTGTTTCCCCATGTGGTCGACCAGGCCCTGGTAAATATAGTAGGCTTCCCGCCAGAGGTAGCCGGGATCCCGTAGTTTTTCTTCCTCTTTGGGATTGGTAATGAAAGAGGCTTCGGTGAGGATCGCCGGCATCCTTGTGTTTCGTAAGACATAAAAATTGGCGGTGTTGGCTCCCAGATCCCGGAGACCGGTCATTTGGAGTAGACGTTTTTGCACTTTATTCCGCAAATCATGGCTGGCCGCACTGCCAGTCTTGGCCGAATAGACCGAGGTGCCGTTATGCGCGGGGTTGACCGATCCATTATGGTGAATGGAGATGAAACGATCCGCCCAACTGGCATTGGCTTTCTGCACCCGGGCCGCCAACGAGACATAGGAGTCGTCGGTCCTGGTCATGATGACGTCGGCTCCTCCGTACTCGATCAGACAATTGCGAAGCGCTTTGGCCACCTGCAAGTTGACCTGTTTTTCGGTTAACCCGTTCACCCCGACGGCACCCGGGTCCCAACCACCGTGGCCGGCATCGACAACAACCTTGACCCCGGCGAGGGGCTTGTTGGCGACGGCAACCGTCCCGGTGGCGACCAGAAACAGGATTACGAGGATCAGAATGGTGAAAGGTTTAGCCTTAAACAAAGCGGTCTCCTCCCTTTCGTTCGACAACTAAAATATGGTATTAAACCCGACAAACAACCGGTTGTACCGGTGGAGGTCAATTTTATTGACGTCCGCCTCAAAACCGGAATCAAAGCCGAATTCAAGATTGGTGGCGATGGAAAAGGCTTTCCGAAGCCGTCCGGAGAAAGTCAACTGGGGTCCGGAGAAGGTCTGGTCCGGGGAGAGCAGGACACCGGCTTTTACCGTGGCATCCCAGTTGTTGGCCATTTTGTGCTGGAGGCCGCCGCCAATCCCGTAAGAGTTGTTGGCATAGATTTCGCCTTTTTCAAGGAAACTGTCGTTTAGGACCGAAGAGATTGGGGCAAACCCTTTCTCGAAATACCAGGCGTTCAGGGTATAAGTTGTGGCCGCAATGTTTTTGCTCCAGGTGACCAAGCCGCCGTAAGCACCATCATGCTTGTAGCTTTGGAAGCTGTCTGTTCCCGGTTTATACCAGGCCACTTCGGTTTGAAGGGCCCCGTCGGCCACATTGGTAATAAAGTCAAGTCCAATGGCGGTTTCACTAAGGTCGCCCTCCGGCGTAGTTACCAAGGTCATGCCCAGCATATAGCCGGGTTTGGGGACAGCAATCC
This sequence is a window from Capillibacterium thermochitinicola. Protein-coding genes within it:
- a CDS encoding fibronectin type III domain-containing protein — encoded protein: MVLLTLGLFCHSGCLSKPYLPGQDLGTLSLRLQRAETSPDQKQFSVMAHYQPIKKVTVIISSKKTVITKTVDPYVEGDVITIGSIYPGSWQIEVKCYDADDQWSLYGVTTKTIQPGENAELLIIIRLAPGELSITMDVAPLLAAGYDASRGRLYVYEDPATDRATIFDLILEGKVLKNREPILLPPGTYNAQIYIPNKSNSFYESDYILFDIITGQIESYALTADASLVVAGLVDLPPATPENFEVRMANGQPLLGWDPVLDADLAGYNVYRTNRDGRFVLLAQVGNDTCVYHDREVKIADYAQSRLGYAVSSYDQGGNNSLWTPTLYWPFDEE
- a CDS encoding N-acetylmuramoyl-L-alanine amidase family protein → MFKAKPFTILILVILFLVATGTVAVANKPLAGVKVVVDAGHGGWDPGAVGVNGLTEKQVNLQVAKALRNCLIEYGGADVIMTRTDDSYVSLAARVQKANASWADRFISIHHNGSVNPAHNGTSVYSAKTGSAASHDLRNKVQKRLLQMTGLRDLGANTANFYVLRNTRMPAILTEASFITNPKEEEKLRDPGYLWREAYYIYQGLVDHMGKQ